The following are encoded in a window of Gopherus flavomarginatus isolate rGopFla2 chromosome 10, rGopFla2.mat.asm, whole genome shotgun sequence genomic DNA:
- the ACTR3 gene encoding actin-related protein 3, with the protein MAGRLPACVVDCGTGYTKLGYAGNTEPQFIIPSCIAIKESAKVVDQAQRRVTKGVDDLDFFIGDEAIEKPTYATKWPIRHGIVEDWDLMERFMEQVIFKYLRAEPEDHYFLLTEPPLNTPENREYTAEIMFESFNVPGLYIAVQAVLALAASWTSRQVGERTLTGTVIDSGDGVTHVIPVAEGYVIGSCIKHIPIAGRDITYFIQQLLREREVGIPPEQSLETAKAVKERFSYVCPDLVKEFNKYDIDGTKWIKQYTGINAISKREFTIDVGYERFLGPEIFFHPEFANPDFTQPISEVVDEVIQNCPIDVRRPLYKNIVLSGGSTMFRDFGRRLQRDLKRTVDARLKLSEELSGGRLKPKPIDVQVITHHMQRYAVWFGGSMLASTPEFYQVCHTKKDYEEIGPSICRHNPVFGVMS; encoded by the exons GTATACAAAACTGGGATATGCTGGAAATACAGAACCACAGTTCATCATTCCTTCAT GTATTGCAATCAAGGAATCGGCAAAAGTTGTTGATCAAGCACAAAGAAGGGTTACGAAAGGTGTGGATGATTTAGACTTCTTTATTGGGGATGAAGCAATAGAAAAACCAACTTATGCAACAAAG TGGCCTATCCGCCATGGTATAGTTGAAGACTGGGACTTGATGGAGAGGTTTATGGAGCAAGTTATCTTTAAATATCTAAGAGCAGAACCGGAAGATCATTACTTTCTTTTA ACTGAACCTCCACTAAATACTCCGGAAAATAGGGAATATACTGCTGAGATAATGTTTGAGTCCTTCAACGTTCCAGGACTGTATATTGCTGTTCAG GCTGTCCTTGCCTTAGCTGCATCTTGGACATCGAGACAGGTTGGAGAACGGACATTGACTGGCACAGTTATAGACAGTGGAGATGGTGTTACTCATGTTATTCCTGTG GCTGAAGGCTATGTGATTGGCAGCTGTATCAAACATATTCCAATTGCAGGACGAGATATAACATACTTCATTCAGCAACTGCTGAGAGAGCGAGAAGTAGGAATTCCTCCTGAGCAATCCTTGGAAACTGCTAAAGCAGTGAAG GAACGCTTTAGTTATGTCTGCCCTGATTTAGTAAAAGAATTTAACAAGTATGACATAGATGGTACAAAATGGATTAAACAATATACCGGAATCAATGCAATTTCAAAGAGAGAATTCACCATTGATGTTGGCTATGAGAGATTCCTGGGGCCAGAGATCTTCTTTCATCCTGAG TTTGCTAATCCTGACTTCACACAACCCATTTCAGAAGTAGTAGATGAAGTTATTCAGAATTGTCCTATTGATGTTAGACGTCCTCTGTATAAG AATATTGTCCTATCTGGAGGTTCGACCATGTTCAGGGACTTTGGTCGCCGTTTACAACGAGATTTGAAAAGAACTGTTGATGCCCGGCTGAAACTCAGTGAGGAACTGAGTGGTGGCAGACTGAAG CCCAAACCTATTGATGTACAAGTCATTACGCATCATATGCAAAGATATGCAGTTTGGTTTGGAGGATCAATGCTGGCTTCCACA CCTGAGTTCTATCAAGTATGCCACACCAAAAAAGATTACGAAGAGATTGGTCCTAGCATCTGTCGTCACAACCCAGTGTTTGGAGTCATGTCTTAA